A segment of the Entomomonas moraniae genome:
CCTTATAAACTTGTTCTGCCGTAGTCTCATGGGGATGAGGGTGAAACCAGTAAGTCCCTTCAAAATGAGCAGGTAATGTAAATTCAACTTGCCTTGTTTGACCTACTTTGACTGGATCATGAGGATTACCATCCACTTGTGGTGTCACTGGTAAACCATGCCAATGAACGGTTGTTCCTTCTGGCAAATGATTTTCTATGGCTACTTTAACTTTAGTGCCAGCCATCACATCAATAATAGGTAATATTTTTTGATTATAAAGCCAAAATGTTGTCTGCTTACCAGGAATAATCTCAACCTTTGTAGACATTGGCATCAAATATGTTTCAAATACACCCTGTTGTTTACTTTGATTAACCAATAATGGAAGTGGCTTTAAAGGTTGACCTTTGGGCATTAGTTCTTTTTCTAGCAATGGTGCCTCATTATTAGGCATCGACATCATCATATCATGCTGACTATGATCAGGCAGTGAACTTTGCATGTTATGATGCTGTGCAAGACTCAAAGGAATCTGTAAAGAAAAAACAAAGAAACAACTAAGATATTTAACGATTTGCTTATTGTTCATAAGATCCCATGTGATCAGCTATTTTTTAGGTTTAGATTCCGGATATCGCCAATACCATAGAAGCTCTTCCTTACCATCATTTGAACCTATCCAACTATTACTCTCACCCGTCATAATCCCATCAATGGCCCATTTAATTTCTGGTATCCAATTTTTACCAATGATTAGCTGTGCTGGGTCTAAACCAACAGAGAACTCCCACTTATCTGCCTGTTTCGAGTAGATAAGATTAAGTTCATTTGGAACATCACACTGAGCAATACCAACTCTGTTATTTGGCACACTGAGGATATCATCATTAGGGCGTGTAATTTTAATAAGCTTACTGTTTTCTTTTTGATCTTTCTCAAATGCTCTCAACAGTAACAATAAAGAATGACAGCCAATAATATCAGCTGTTAAATGCCAGTTTGGATAATAAATATCATCAGGATATTGATACCGCCAAAGTGAAATCACACCTTGCTGCTTCCAGTTATCCGCATACAACATTGAACACCTAACTCCCCTTATTTTTTCCGACTTCAAGGCGTACAGCTATACTTATTAATGCTGGTCGAATTATGCCACAATTCATACCAATAATAATATGATTATTTATCGTTTTTGAAAAATAAATAAAATGACATCTCCTGTATTAAAGCCAGAAGTCACCATTATTCTATTTTTAAGAGAATAGTTTTATAGAGAAATGTTATTTAAAAGAAATGTTTTCTATCAGTTAATTCATTTACCTTGTTAAAAACAAGGTAAATGAGTAAATAGGACTAACGTTCGAGCAGAATTCTTAACATGCGGCGCAAGGGTTCGGCAGCTCCCCATAATAACTGATCCCCCACAGTAAACGCACCGATGTATTGAGAGCCCATATTCAGTTTACGTAATCGACCAACAGGTACACTCAAAGTGCCTGTAACAGCCGTTGGTGTGAGCTCCTTCATAGTTATTTCACGGTGATTAGGTACTAACTTCACCCAGCTATTATGATTTTTAATCATCTCTTCAAGATCATTTAGAGGGATATCTTTATGTAGTTTAATTGTCAGTGCTTGACTATGACAACGCATTGCGCCCACGCGAACACAAATACCATCAATAAGAGTAGGGTTCTTTGCACTCCCTAAAATTTTATTGGTTTCAACTTGTCCTTTCCACTCCTCACGGCTTTGGCCGCTGGATAATTCTTTATCAATCCATGGAATTAAACTTCCTGCAAGAGGGACACCAAAATGCTCTGCGGGGAAGTCAGCACTACGCTGTGTTGCAGATACTCGGCGATCAATATCTAAAATAGCACTTGCAGGATCAGCTAACTCAGCTGAAACAGAATGGTTAATCACTCCCATTTGCTGAATGAGTTCGCGCATATTTTGTGCACCTGCACCAGAAGCAGCCTGATAAGTCATTACACTCATCCATTCCACAAGACCGGCTTCAAATAAGCCACCTAGCGCCATTAACATTAAACTAACAGTGCAATTACCACCAATAAAATCTTTCTTACCGGTTTCTAAAGCATGATCAATTACTTTACGATTAACAGGATCAAGCACAATAACCGAATTGTCTTCCATTCTGAGCGTCGAGGCAGCATCAATCCAATATCCCTGCCAACCTGCACTACGGAGTTTGGGGAAAATTTCTGTCGTATAATCGCCACCTTGACAGGTAATAATAGCGTCTAGCGTTTTTAACTCATCAATATCATAAGCATCTTTTAATGTATCGACAGACTTACCAATAGAGGGTGCAGCACCTCCTACATTTGATGTTGTAAAAAAAACAGGCTCAATTAAATCAAAGTCCTTTTCCTCTTGCATACGTTGCATAAGGACTGAACCAACCATTCCACGCCAACCTATCAAACCTACGCGTATCATATTAATACTATTTCCTCTAAAAACTTAGTGCAGTGACGCTCTATGTGATTATTTAACTACAGTTTTTTTAACTCAGCTACAACAGCATTTCCCATTTCTGAGGTCGATACTTTATCACATCCCATTGACATAATGTCAGCTGTACGTAAATTTTTATCTAATGTTAAACCAACTGCTTTCTCAATTAAATTAGCTGACTCAGCATGTTTAAATGTATAACGTAACATCATAGCGGCAGAAAGGATGGTTGCCAAGGGATTAGCCATATTTTTACCAGCGATATCAGGCGCTGATCCATGGCTAGGTTCATACATGCCCTTGCCATTTGCATCAAGAGATGCTGAAGGTAACATACCAATAGAACCTGTCAACATAGAAGCTTCGTCCGATAAAATATCACCAAACATATTATCCGTAACCATCACATCGAATTGTTTAGGTAAGCGAACTAACTGCATAGCCGCGTTATCGACATACATATGCGATAACTCAACATCAGGATACTCTTTTGCCATATTGGTTACAATTTCACGCCATAACTGACTAGACTCCATCACATTGGCTTTATCAACTGAACATAACTTTTTATTACGTAGTTGCGCCATTTCAAAACCAACACGTGCAATACGTTCGATTTCACTTTCACGGTAAGGTAACGTGTTATAACCTTGGCGCTCGCCATTTTCTAGAGTACGAATACCACGAGGTTCACCGAAATAAATCCCCCCCGTTAACTCGCGCACGATTAAAATATCAAGCCCTGCTACAAATTCAGCTTTTAGGCTTGAAGCATTCGCTAATTGAGGATATAAAATAGCAGGACGTAAATTAGCAAATAAGCCTAATTCAGAACGGATTTTTAACAATCCTTTTTCAGGGCGAATACTACGTTCAAGGGTATCCCACTTAGGACCACCCACTGCACCTAATAAAACGGCGTCTGATTCTTTTGCTGTCGCCAGTGTTGAGTCCGCTAAAGGAACACCGTACTTATCAATTGCAGCCCCGCCGATAGTGTCTTCCGTATACTCAAGACCTAAGTTATATTTGTCATTGACGACATTTAATACTTTTACTGCTTCGTCAACA
Coding sequences within it:
- the leuB gene encoding 3-isopropylmalate dehydrogenase, whose translation is MTKKILVLAGDGIGPEIVDEAVKVLNVVNDKYNLGLEYTEDTIGGAAIDKYGVPLADSTLATAKESDAVLLGAVGGPKWDTLERSIRPEKGLLKIRSELGLFANLRPAILYPQLANASSLKAEFVAGLDILIVRELTGGIYFGEPRGIRTLENGERQGYNTLPYRESEIERIARVGFEMAQLRNKKLCSVDKANVMESSQLWREIVTNMAKEYPDVELSHMYVDNAAMQLVRLPKQFDVMVTDNMFGDILSDEASMLTGSIGMLPSASLDANGKGMYEPSHGSAPDIAGKNMANPLATILSAAMMLRYTFKHAESANLIEKAVGLTLDKNLRTADIMSMGCDKVSTSEMGNAVVAELKKL
- the asd gene encoding aspartate-semialdehyde dehydrogenase, coding for MIRVGLIGWRGMVGSVLMQRMQEEKDFDLIEPVFFTTSNVGGAAPSIGKSVDTLKDAYDIDELKTLDAIITCQGGDYTTEIFPKLRSAGWQGYWIDAASTLRMEDNSVIVLDPVNRKVIDHALETGKKDFIGGNCTVSLMLMALGGLFEAGLVEWMSVMTYQAASGAGAQNMRELIQQMGVINHSVSAELADPASAILDIDRRVSATQRSADFPAEHFGVPLAGSLIPWIDKELSSGQSREEWKGQVETNKILGSAKNPTLIDGICVRVGAMRCHSQALTIKLHKDIPLNDLEEMIKNHNSWVKLVPNHREITMKELTPTAVTGTLSVPVGRLRKLNMGSQYIGAFTVGDQLLWGAAEPLRRMLRILLER